A stretch of Megalobrama amblycephala isolate DHTTF-2021 linkage group LG14, ASM1881202v1, whole genome shotgun sequence DNA encodes these proteins:
- the LOC125245918 gene encoding gastrula zinc finger protein XlCGF8.2DB-like: protein MAVKEENQEFNEIEEKSQYEKCHDFSTGGKKSIYSQTRKTGTRNPRVHMRVHTGEKPFMCSQCGKRFTQKKNLKAHMRVHTGEKPFPCQQCGKSFSLKGNLKTHMRVHTEERPFICSQCGNGFKQKKNLIAHLTVHTGEKPYTCKRCWKSFSLNRLLKTHMRYHTGEQLFTCKVCGKSFSRKDTFKTHMTIHTGERPFVCDQCGKSFRYKENLTYHKRIHSGENCFKCQLCGRSFTNRSSREVHMRFHTGEKPFTCQECGKSFVSKGNLKTHMRVHTGEKPYKCLQCEMCFTYHTDLKRHLPTHS, encoded by the coding sequence ATGGCAGTGAAAGAGGAGAATCAAGAATTTAATGAAATAGAAGAGAAAAGTCAGTATGAGAAATGTCATGATTTCAGTactggaggaaaaaaaagtatttactCACAGACTCGTAAAACAGGAACTAGAAACCCTAGagtccacatgagagttcacactggagagaagcctttcatgtgctctcaatgtggaaagagatttacacagaaaaaaaaccttaaagcccacatgagagttcacaccggagagaagcctttcccctgtcaacagtgtggaaagagtttctcactAAAAGGAAATCTTAAAactcacatgagagttcacaccgAAGAGAGGCCGTTCAtttgctctcagtgtggaaatggttttaaacagaaaaaaaaccttattGCCCACTTGacagttcatactggagagaagccttacacctgcaaaCGGTGTTGGAAGAGTTTCTCACTAAACAGACTTCTTAAGACCCACATGAGATATCACACTGGAGAGCAGCTTTTCACCTGCAAAgtgtgtgggaagagcttctcAAGAAAAGACACTTTTAAGACTCACATGacaattcacactggagagaggccGTTTGtttgtgatcagtgtggaaagagtttcagatatAAGGAAAACCTTACTTATCATAAGAGGATTCATTCAGgagaaaactgttttaaatgtcaaCTGTGTGGAAGGAGTTTCACAAACAGATCAAGCCGTGAGGTTCACATGAGattccacactggagagaagcctttcacctgccaagagtgtggaaagagtttcgtatctaaaggaaaccttaagactcacatgagagttcacactggagagaagccttacaagTGTCTTCAGTGTGAGATGTGTTTCACATATCACACAGACCTGAAACGGCATTTGCCAACTCATTCTTGA